A window of Halopseudomonas sabulinigri genomic DNA:
CTATAGCCCACAGGAAGAGACACAGACCCGGCACAACCTCGACGTCGAGCAAGGACTGCGCCACGGGCTGCTGGAAGGCCAGTTCCGTCTGCACTACCAGCCGATAGTCGACACTCGCCACGGCGACACCGTTGCCTGGGAAGCCCTGCTGCGCTGGCAACATCCAACGCTCGGGCTGCTCTCGCCCGACGCCTTTCTCAAACTGGCCGAACACAGCGGTTTGATCCTGCCCATGGGCCATTGGGTGATTGGCCAGGCACTGGACGCCGTGCGCCAGTGGCAGGATGCCGGCGTGGATTGCCGGCTATCGATCAATCTCAGCGACCGCGAGCTGAAGCAGCCGCGCTTTGCCGATCAGTTGAAGCAGTTGCTGGTGAAGAAACGCGTGCCGGCGCACCTGCTGCAACTGGAGCTGCGTGAGGACGCCCTACTCAAGCACGCCAGCCAGGCCACTCAGCTGTGCGAAACGCTGGCCGCGCTGGGCGTCGACATCTGGCTGGACCACTTTGGTTCGGAATACGGCGCCTTTGGTTATCTCAACCGCTTGCCAATCAAGGGCGTGAAGATCAATGCCCGTGACCTGGCACGTGACGGCGATCCCGACAAGGCGGCCTATGTGCAGAATTTGATTACCCTGACCCGCAGCATGAACAAGCAGGTTACGGCCAACTACGTGGAAAGTGCCCACAGCGCCGATCAGCTATCGAACTGGGGCGGCGACTTTCTGCAGGGCTACTGGATCGGCAAGCCACGCCCGCTGGACGCCATTATCGAAGGCGTTCCCAGCCTCTAAACAACCGCTTGCGCGCGCTCAAGTACCTGGTAGGTGTGGGCTGGATAGCCCTCGCCGGCGGCCACCGCACGTTCCTCACTGACGACCCAGTGCGCCTCGCTGAATGCCGGGAACCAGGCGTCGCCTGCAGGCTCAAGCTCCACGCGGGTCAGGTACAGACGGTCAGCCAGCGGCAGGCACTGCTCGTACAGATTGCCGCCACCGATGACCATGATCTCGTCTACGCCATCGAGTTCGGCTTGATGCCGCGCGCGCTCCAGGCCCTGTTCGATGCTGCTCACCACCTGGACGCCTGGAATCTCCAGCCCGCTCTGCCGGCTGACCACAATGTTACTGCGGCCCGGCAGCGGGCGCCCCAGCGAATCAAAGGTCTTGCGGCCCATGACAATCGGCTTGCCCCAGGTGGTCGCGCGGAAATACTTGAGATCTTCCGGCAGATGCCAGGGCATCTTGTTATCGCGGCCTATCACCCGGTTGCGGCCCATGGCAGCAATCATCGCGACCTTGATCGAAGTGTCACTGCTCATACGGCCACCGGCGCCTTGATGTGCGGGTGCGACTGGTAACCTTCCAGCGTGAAGTCGTCGAAGGTAAAGGCGAACAGGTCTTTCACCTCCGGGTTCAGGCGCATGGTTGGCAATGGCAACGGCTCACGCGTGAGCTGCAGGTCGGTCTGCTCAATGTGGTTGGAGTACAGGTGGCAATCGCCGCCGGTCCAGACAAAATCGCCGGGCTGCAGGCCACACACCTGGGCCACCATCAAGGTCAGCAGTGCATAGCTGGCAATATTGAAGGGCACACCCAGGAAGATATCGGCGGAACGCTGATACAGCTGGCAGCTGAGCTTGCCGTCGGCCACATAGAACTGGAACAGCGCATGACAGGGTGGCAGCGCCATCTGGTCGACCAGCGCCGGGTTCCAGGCAGACACAATCAGGCGCCGCGAGTCGGGATTGCTCTTGATCATCTCGATCAGCTTGCTGATCTGGTCGATCGACTCGCCATTGGGTGCCGGCCAGGAACGCCACTGATAACCGTAAACCGGGCCCAGATCGCCGTTTTCGTCGGCCCATTCGTCCCAGATGGAAACACCGTTTTCCTTCAGATAACGGATGTTGGTATCGCCCTGCAAAAACCACAGCAACTCATGCACGATCGACTTGAGGTGGCACTTCTTGGTAGTTACCAGCGGGAAGCCTGCGCTCAGGTCAAAGCGCATCTGGTGGCCAAAGACGCTATAAGTACCGGTGCCGGTGCGGTCGCTCTTGTAGGTGCCGGTGTCGCGCACCAGGCGCATCAGATCTAGATACTGTTTCATGCCAAGCGCCCCTCTCGACGGTAAGCCAGCGCCATCATCCAGGCGCCCAGAAGAATCATCGGAATACACAGCAGCTGGCCCATGGTCAGCCAGCCGAAGGCCAGATAACCGAGTTGCTCGTCCGGCACCCGGACAAACTCCACAGCAAAGCGGAAGATGCCGTAGCAGATGGCAAACAGACCACTGACCGACATGGTCGGGCGCGGCTTGCTGGAGTAGATCCAGAGAATGGTGAACAAGGCCACACCCTCCAGCGCGAACTGATACAGCTGCGAGGGGTGACGCGCCAATTGATCCGGATCGGTCGGGAACACCATCGCCCAAGGCAGGTCAGTGGCCTTACCCCAGAGTTCGGCATTGATAAAGTTGCCGATACGCCCGGCGCCCAGCCCAATAGGCACCAACGGGGCGATAAAGTCCATCAAGCGGAAAAACGCGACCTGCTGCTTGTGTGAGAACCAGAGCACTGCCAGCAACACACCCAACAAACCACCGTGGAACGACATGCCGCCCTTCCAGATTTCCAGTATCAGAATCGGGTTGTCGATGTAGGCCGCCAGATCGTAGAACAGCACATAGCCCAGGCGCCCGCCGGCAATCACCCCCAGCGCAACCCAGAACACCAGGTCTGACAGGGTTTCCTTGTTCCATTCGGGGAAGTAATCGGGCAAACGGCGTTTGGCCAGCCACCAGGCACCACCAATGCCGATCAGATACATCAGGCCATACCAGTGAATCTGCAGCGGTCCCAGTGATACCGCAACCGGGTCGATATTCGGGTAGGTCAGCATAACCACTCTCTAAACAAGGAAATTGATGCCCACGCACAGCAACAACAGGGCAAACAGGCGCTTCAATAGCACTTGCGACAGACGATGCGCCAGCCGCGCACCAAAACCGGCAAACAGCATACTGGTTGCCGCAATGCCGACCAACGCCGGCAGGTAAATATATCCCATACTCCAGGCTGGTAAGGGGGTTGCTGCCCAGCCAGTCCAGACAAAACTGGCGGCGCCGGCAATCGCTATAGGCAAGCCGCAGGCCGAGGACGTAGCGACCGCCTGCTGCATGGGCACGCTGCGCCAGACCAGGAAGGGCACGGTCAGCGAGCCGCCGCCGATACCGAAAATGGCTGAGGCCCAGCCAATCACCACGCCGGCAAGCGACAATGCAGGCTTGCCTGGCTCAGCCAAGGCTGCCTTGGGCTGCAGCTTGAAGGCCATCTGCACAGCCACGGCAATCGCAAACACGCCGATGATTTTCTGCAGCATGGGGCCGGATATATAGGCCGCCGTGAGCGCACCCAGCACGCAGCCGGCGACTATGCCCAGCGTCATCCAGGCAAACAACGGCCAACGTACCGCACCCAGGCGGTGATGCGCGCGAATGGCATTGATCGAGGTAAACACGATGGTTGCCAGCGAAGTACCTACCGCCATATGGGTCAGCACCTCAGGCGAAAAGCCCTGCAGAGCAAAGCTGTAAACCAGCACGGGCACGATGATCATGCCGCCGCCCACGCCAAAGAGCCCAGCTAGCGTACCGGCGAAGCAGCCCAGAACCAGATAGATCAGAAACTCCACAACGCCCCCGGCAAAACACACTCGAATACCCGGCACGGCACTCGACAAGGGCGCTAGTTTAGCGGAAAAACCGCACGCACCGTAACCGCTGTCCAGCCACTCGTCCGCTGCGACAGCCACCCAGCACCCAGCCTGAATTATAGGCTGCCATCAGCGCTCCCCCAGTGCCGCCGCCAGCAGGTAGACTGGGCACCTCAACAGGAGAGCTGCATGTGTCTGATCGCCCTGGCCTGGCAGATGGCCGAGCAATACCCGCTGACCCTGATCGGCAACCGTGACGAGTTTCACCAACGCCCCGCCCGTCCGGCGCAGCCGTGGGCCGCAGAAGGCATGCCGTATCTGCTCGCCGGCAAGGATCTGGAAGCTGGCGGCACCTGGCTTGGCGTTACCCGCAACGGTCGCTTCGCCGCGCTGACCAACATCCGCACGCCCGGCGCCATGCGTGGACCGCTGTCGCGCGGCAAACTGGTGCTCGACTACCTCGACAGCGCCCTCTCGCCCGAGCGGTACTTGGCACCCTTGAGCGCCGAAGCGAGCGATTACGCGGGCTTCAACCTGTTGGTCGGCGACCGTGAGCTGTTGTGGTACCTCAACAGCCTGGAAGGCCGGCCACGGCGCTTGCCCGCCGGCGTATACGGACTGTCCAATGCGGCGCTGGATACGCCCTGGCCGAAATTGAGCGCCCTGCGTGACCGTTTGGCTGCGCAGCACGAAGCCGGCGCCGACCGCCTGCTGTCGCTGCTGCACGACGACCAAATTTATGCCGATGCACTGCTACCCAACACCGGCGTTAACCGCGATCTGGAGCGCATGCTGTCGGCAGCCTTCATCCGGGGCAATCAGGATTACGGTACGCGCGCCTGCAGCCTGTTACGACTGCACACCGCGGGTGAAGTGGAGTTGATTGAGCAGCGTTTTGGCCCACT
This region includes:
- a CDS encoding dihydrofolate reductase yields the protein MSSDTSIKVAMIAAMGRNRVIGRDNKMPWHLPEDLKYFRATTWGKPIVMGRKTFDSLGRPLPGRSNIVVSRQSGLEIPGVQVVSSIEQGLERARHQAELDGVDEIMVIGGGNLYEQCLPLADRLYLTRVELEPAGDAWFPAFSEAHWVVSEERAVAAGEGYPAHTYQVLERAQAVV
- a CDS encoding thymidylate synthase translates to MKQYLDLMRLVRDTGTYKSDRTGTGTYSVFGHQMRFDLSAGFPLVTTKKCHLKSIVHELLWFLQGDTNIRYLKENGVSIWDEWADENGDLGPVYGYQWRSWPAPNGESIDQISKLIEMIKSNPDSRRLIVSAWNPALVDQMALPPCHALFQFYVADGKLSCQLYQRSADIFLGVPFNIASYALLTLMVAQVCGLQPGDFVWTGGDCHLYSNHIEQTDLQLTREPLPLPTMRLNPEVKDLFAFTFDDFTLEGYQSHPHIKAPVAV
- the lgt gene encoding prolipoprotein diacylglyceryl transferase; protein product: MLTYPNIDPVAVSLGPLQIHWYGLMYLIGIGGAWWLAKRRLPDYFPEWNKETLSDLVFWVALGVIAGGRLGYVLFYDLAAYIDNPILILEIWKGGMSFHGGLLGVLLAVLWFSHKQQVAFFRLMDFIAPLVPIGLGAGRIGNFINAELWGKATDLPWAMVFPTDPDQLARHPSQLYQFALEGVALFTILWIYSSKPRPTMSVSGLFAICYGIFRFAVEFVRVPDEQLGYLAFGWLTMGQLLCIPMILLGAWMMALAYRREGRLA
- a CDS encoding sulfite exporter TauE/SafE family protein; amino-acid sequence: MEFLIYLVLGCFAGTLAGLFGVGGGMIIVPVLVYSFALQGFSPEVLTHMAVGTSLATIVFTSINAIRAHHRLGAVRWPLFAWMTLGIVAGCVLGALTAAYISGPMLQKIIGVFAIAVAVQMAFKLQPKAALAEPGKPALSLAGVVIGWASAIFGIGGGSLTVPFLVWRSVPMQQAVATSSACGLPIAIAGAASFVWTGWAATPLPAWSMGYIYLPALVGIAATSMLFAGFGARLAHRLSQVLLKRLFALLLLCVGINFLV
- a CDS encoding NRDE family protein, whose translation is MCLIALAWQMAEQYPLTLIGNRDEFHQRPARPAQPWAAEGMPYLLAGKDLEAGGTWLGVTRNGRFAALTNIRTPGAMRGPLSRGKLVLDYLDSALSPERYLAPLSAEASDYAGFNLLVGDRELLWYLNSLEGRPRRLPAGVYGLSNAALDTPWPKLSALRDRLAAQHEAGADRLLSLLHDDQIYADALLPNTGVNRDLERMLSAAFIRGNQDYGTRACSLLRLHTAGEVELIEQRFGPLGEPQGESRWLQPGP